From the unidentified bacterial endosymbiont genome, one window contains:
- the fcl gene encoding GDP-L-fucose synthase → MTKQRIFVAGHRGMVGSAIKRQLEQRGDVDVIVRTRDELNLLDGAAVQDFFASQRIDQVYLAAAKVGGIVANNTYPADFIYENMMIESNIIHAAHLHNVNKLLFLGSSCIYPKMASQPIAESELLQGTLEATNEPYAIAKIAGIKLCESYNRQYDRDYRSVMPTNLYGPHDNFHPSNSHVIPALLRRFHEATAENAPDVVVWGSGTPMREFLHVGDMAAASIHVMELDREVWQENTEPMLSHINVGTGVDCTIRELAQTIAQVVGYKGRVVFDATKPDGTPRKLLDVTRLHQLGWYHEVSLEQGLASTYQWFLENQHRFRG, encoded by the coding sequence ATGACAAAACAACGTATTTTTGTCGCCGGTCATCGCGGAATGGTCGGTTCCGCGATTAAACGCCAGCTGGAGCAGCGCGGCGACGTGGATGTCATCGTACGCACCCGTGATGAGCTTAACCTGCTCGACGGCGCGGCGGTACAGGACTTCTTTGCCAGTCAACGTATTGACCAGGTGTATCTGGCGGCGGCAAAAGTGGGCGGTATTGTCGCCAACAACACCTATCCGGCGGATTTCATCTACGAAAACATGATGATTGAGAGCAACATCATTCACGCGGCGCACCTGCACAACGTGAACAAGCTGTTGTTCCTCGGCTCATCCTGTATTTACCCGAAAATGGCCAGCCAGCCGATCGCCGAAAGCGAACTGCTGCAGGGCACGCTTGAAGCGACCAACGAGCCCTACGCCATTGCCAAGATTGCCGGGATTAAGCTGTGTGAATCTTACAACCGTCAGTATGACCGCGATTATCGTTCGGTGATGCCGACCAACCTGTACGGCCCGCACGACAACTTCCACCCGAGCAACTCGCACGTGATCCCGGCGCTGCTGCGTCGCTTCCACGAGGCCACGGCAGAGAACGCCCCGGACGTGGTGGTGTGGGGCAGCGGGACGCCGATGCGTGAGTTTTTGCACGTGGGTGATATGGCGGCTGCCAGCATTCACGTGATGGAGCTGGATCGCGAAGTGTGGCAGGAGAATACCGAGCCGATGCTGTCGCACATCAACGTCGGTACCGGAGTGGACTGCACCATTCGCGAGCTGGCGCAGACCATCGCCCAGGTGGTGGGCTACAAAGGCCGCGTGGTATTTGACGCCACAAAACCGGACGGCACGCCACGCAAACTGCTGGACGTGACCCGTCTGCATCAACTGGGCTGGTATCACGAGGTGTCACTGGAGCAGGGGCTGGCAAGCACCTACCAGTGGTTCCTGGAAAACCAGCACCGCTTCCGGGGGTAA
- the wcaA gene encoding colanic acid biosynthesis glycosyltransferase WcaA has product MTTQRPLISIYMPTWNRQQLAIRAIKSVLRQDYDNWELIIVDDCSSSYEQLQKFVADLHDSRVVYTHNPINSGACAVRNQAIRQAKGQYLTGIDDDDEWTPNRLSVFLSHKHQLVTHAFLYANDYVCQGEVYSQPASLPLYPKSPYSRRLFYKRNIIGNQVFTWAWRFKACLFDTDLKAAQDYDIFLRMVVEYGEPWKVEEATQILHINHGEMQITSSPKKFSGYFHFYRKHKDKFDRASRKYQLFTLYQIRNKRMNWRTLLTLLSVRNGKRLADGLRGK; this is encoded by the coding sequence ATGACCACACAACGCCCTTTGATATCTATCTATATGCCGACATGGAATCGTCAGCAACTGGCGATCCGCGCCATTAAATCGGTGCTGCGACAGGATTACGACAACTGGGAGCTGATCATTGTGGATGACTGCTCATCTTCGTATGAACAACTGCAAAAATTTGTCGCTGACCTCCATGACTCGCGCGTGGTCTATACCCATAACCCGATCAATTCCGGGGCATGTGCAGTGCGTAATCAGGCGATCAGGCAGGCGAAAGGGCAGTATTTGACCGGCATTGACGATGATGACGAATGGACGCCAAACCGACTGTCTGTCTTTTTGTCGCATAAGCACCAACTGGTTACGCACGCGTTCCTGTATGCCAATGACTACGTTTGCCAGGGAGAGGTTTACTCTCAGCCCGCCAGCCTGCCGTTGTACCCGAAATCACCCTATTCCCGTCGCCTGTTTTACAAGCGCAATATAATTGGTAATCAGGTCTTTACCTGGGCGTGGCGCTTTAAAGCGTGTCTGTTCGATACCGATCTCAAAGCCGCACAGGATTACGACATTTTCCTGCGCATGGTCGTGGAATATGGCGAGCCGTGGAAAGTGGAAGAGGCCACGCAAATCCTGCACATCAACCATGGTGAGATGCAAATTACCTCTTCGCCGAAGAAATTTTCGGGCTATTTCCACTTTTACCGTAAGCACAAGGACAAGTTTGACCGTGCCAGCCGTAAATATCAGCTCTTTACCCTCTATCAGATCCGCAACAAGCGGATGAACTGGCGCACCCTGCTAACGCTGCTTTCCGTGCGTAACGGCAAGCGTCTGGCTGATGGACTTCGGGGGAAATAA
- the wcaE gene encoding colanic acid biosynthesis glycosyltransferase WcaE, with protein sequence MFLSVVTVAFRNYEGVAKTWRSLRNLARDPSLTFEWIVVDGGSNDGTAEFLEKLNGEFNLRYISEKDKGIYDAMNKGIEMAQGRYAIFLNSGDVFHEDVARFARQLARQKEDAMYIGDALLDFGDGNKMCRNAKPGWYIYHSLPASHQAIFFPVKGLKKQPYDLQYKVSSDYALAASLYKSGYPFRRIKGLVSEFSMGGVSTSNNLELCQDAKNVQRKILRVPGLWAELSYFMRLKTTGKTKALYNKV encoded by the coding sequence ATGTTTCTTAGCGTGGTGACCGTCGCCTTTCGTAACTACGAAGGGGTGGCAAAAACCTGGCGCTCGCTGCGCAATCTGGCACGCGATCCGAGCCTGACCTTTGAGTGGATTGTCGTGGATGGCGGCTCCAATGACGGTACGGCGGAGTTTCTGGAAAAACTCAACGGAGAGTTCAACTTACGCTACATCAGCGAGAAAGATAAAGGCATCTATGATGCCATGAATAAGGGCATTGAGATGGCGCAGGGTCGCTATGCCATCTTCCTGAATTCCGGCGATGTGTTCCATGAAGATGTCGCACGCTTTGCCCGCCAGCTGGCGCGCCAGAAAGAAGACGCGATGTATATTGGCGATGCGCTGCTCGATTTTGGCGACGGTAATAAAATGTGCCGCAACGCGAAACCAGGCTGGTATATCTATCACAGCTTACCGGCCAGCCATCAGGCTATTTTCTTCCCGGTAAAAGGCCTTAAAAAACAGCCCTACGATTTACAGTATAAAGTGTCATCTGATTATGCCCTGGCGGCCAGCCTGTACAAATCGGGTTATCCGTTCCGTCGTATAAAAGGCCTGGTATCTGAATTTTCAATGGGTGGCGTGTCAACGTCTAATAATCTTGAACTGTGCCAGGATGCAAAAAACGTCCAGCGTAAAATATTACGCGTGCCGGGGCTGTGGGCAGAATTGTCTTATTTTATGCGCCTAAAAACCACGGGTAAAACAAAAGCCTTATATAACAAAGTCTGA
- the wcaD gene encoding colanic acid polymerase WcaD, whose amino-acid sequence MSRSIRICSYLLLPLIYLLVNVKIAQLGESFPITIVTFLPVLLLLYVDKINLRKLMIALGLGVGLTAFNYIFGQSLDASKYVTSTMLFVYIVIIIGMVWSIRFKTISPHNYRKILRFFYIAVALIVMLAALEMAQIILTGGSSLMEMISKYLIYSNSYVLNFIKFGGKRTTALYFEPAFFALALISIWLSIKQFGIKTPKTDAMILAGIVLSGSFSGVMTFILFYLLEWAFQYLNKDAVKKKLPLAIISLTVFLVGIIFAFPYISTRLGDLGTEGSSSYYRIIGPLVMVGYSLTHIDGVVRFGSLYEYVASFGIFNGADVGKTIDNGLYLLIIYFSWFAVLLTLWYLFKVFKMMINAFGDNQNFRVQLYLFTPVSLFFTGSIFSPEYAFLIVCPFILRKALNITNV is encoded by the coding sequence ATGTCTCGTTCTATCAGGATCTGTAGTTATCTGCTGCTGCCGCTGATCTATTTGCTGGTCAACGTTAAAATCGCCCAGCTCGGCGAAAGCTTCCCGATCACTATCGTTACCTTCCTGCCGGTTCTGCTTCTGTTGTATGTCGATAAAATCAACCTCAGGAAGCTGATGATTGCCTTAGGGCTGGGCGTCGGGCTAACGGCATTTAACTACATTTTTGGTCAGTCGCTGGATGCCAGCAAATATGTCACGTCGACGATGCTGTTTGTGTATATCGTTATTATTATCGGCATGGTCTGGAGTATCCGCTTTAAAACAATTTCACCGCACAATTATCGGAAAATCCTTAGGTTCTTTTATATTGCCGTTGCGCTAATTGTTATGCTTGCTGCACTGGAGATGGCGCAAATTATTTTGACCGGCGGTAGTAGCCTGATGGAGATGATTTCGAAATATCTTATTTACAGTAACAGCTATGTGCTGAACTTCATTAAGTTTGGTGGTAAGCGTACTACGGCGCTCTATTTTGAACCGGCGTTTTTTGCTCTGGCATTAATCTCAATTTGGCTCAGCATCAAACAGTTTGGTATCAAAACCCCCAAAACCGATGCTATGATTCTTGCAGGAATCGTTCTGTCTGGGTCGTTTTCCGGGGTAATGACGTTTATTCTGTTTTACCTGTTGGAGTGGGCGTTCCAGTATCTGAACAAAGATGCGGTAAAGAAAAAATTGCCGCTGGCGATTATCTCTCTGACGGTATTCTTAGTCGGTATAATATTTGCTTTTCCGTACATTTCTACCCGACTGGGAGATTTGGGAACGGAAGGTTCGTCGTCCTATTATCGCATTATCGGACCACTGGTTATGGTGGGTTATTCCTTAACCCATATTGATGGTGTAGTAAGATTTGGCTCACTTTACGAATATGTCGCATCATTCGGAATCTTTAACGGTGCGGATGTCGGTAAAACCATAGACAATGGCCTGTATCTGTTGATTATTTATTTTTCGTGGTTTGCCGTGCTGTTGACGCTCTGGTATCTGTTTAAAGTATTCAAAATGATGATCAACGCGTTTGGCGATAACCAAAACTTTCGTGTGCAGTTGTATCTTTTTACGCCAGTATCGCTGTTTTTTACCGGGTCAATATTTAGCCCGGAATATGCTTTCTTGATTGTCTGTCCGTTTATTTTGCGTAAAGCGCTCAATATTACGAACGTATGA
- the cpsB gene encoding mannose-1-phosphate guanyltransferase codes for MSQTTLYPVVMAGGSGSRLWPLSRVLYPKQFLCLKGELTMLQTTVNRLQGVECESPVVICNEQHRFIVAEQLRQLNKLTENIILEPAGRNTAPAIALAALAAKRSSPDCDPLMLVLAADHVIQQEDAFREAIRAAIPYADSGKLVTFGIVPDLPETGYGYIRRGNVTPGEGDCVAFDVAQFVEKPNLETAQAYVGSGEYYWNSGMFLFRAGRYLEELEKYRPDILRACEKAMAVVDPDLDFIRVDEQAFLACPEESIDYAVMERTAHAVVVPMDAGWSDVGSWSSLWEISAHTPEGNVHHGDVISHKTENSYVYAESGLVTTVGVKDLVVVQTKDAVLIADRNAVQDVKKVVEQIKADGRHEHHIHREVYRPWGKYDSIDSGDRYQVKRITVKPGEGLSVQMHHHRAEHWVVVAGTAKVTIDGEIKLLGENESIYIPLGATHCLENPGKIPLDLIEVRSGSYLEDDDIVRFQDRYGRV; via the coding sequence ATGAGTCAAACCACGTTGTATCCGGTCGTGATGGCAGGTGGCTCTGGTAGCCGGTTGTGGCCGCTGTCCCGCGTGCTCTATCCAAAACAATTCCTCTGTCTGAAAGGGGAACTCACCATGCTGCAAACGACGGTCAACCGTCTGCAGGGCGTTGAGTGTGAAAGCCCGGTGGTGATCTGTAACGAACAACACCGCTTTATCGTGGCTGAGCAGTTGCGCCAGCTGAACAAGCTCACGGAAAATATCATTCTGGAGCCTGCCGGGCGTAACACCGCGCCCGCCATCGCCCTGGCGGCGCTGGCGGCAAAGCGCAGTAGCCCGGATTGCGACCCGCTGATGTTGGTGCTGGCCGCAGACCATGTCATACAGCAGGAAGACGCTTTCCGCGAGGCGATTCGTGCCGCTATTCCTTATGCCGATAGCGGTAAGCTGGTGACGTTTGGCATCGTGCCGGACCTGCCGGAAACGGGCTATGGCTACATTCGTCGTGGCAACGTGACGCCGGGCGAAGGCGATTGCGTGGCGTTTGACGTGGCGCAGTTTGTCGAAAAACCGAATCTCGAAACCGCGCAGGCCTATGTCGGCAGCGGCGAATATTACTGGAACAGCGGGATGTTCCTGTTCCGCGCAGGGCGCTATCTGGAAGAGCTGGAAAAATATCGTCCGGATATTCTGCGCGCCTGCGAAAAAGCGATGGCGGTGGTTGATCCGGATCTCGACTTCATCCGCGTGGATGAGCAAGCCTTCCTCGCCTGTCCGGAAGAGTCCATTGACTATGCGGTGATGGAGCGCACGGCCCACGCGGTGGTCGTGCCGATGGATGCGGGCTGGAGCGATGTTGGCTCCTGGTCATCCTTGTGGGAGATCAGTGCGCATACCCCGGAGGGTAACGTCCATCACGGTGATGTGATTAGCCACAAAACGGAAAACAGCTACGTCTACGCTGAATCTGGCCTGGTGACGACGGTAGGGGTGAAAGATCTGGTGGTGGTGCAGACCAAAGATGCGGTGCTGATCGCCGACCGTAACGCCGTGCAGGACGTTAAAAAAGTGGTCGAGCAGATCAAGGCCGATGGTCGTCATGAGCACCATATTCACCGCGAAGTCTACCGCCCGTGGGGGAAATATGACTCCATCGATTCGGGCGATCGTTACCAGGTAAAACGCATCACCGTGAAGCCGGGTGAAGGCCTGTCGGTCCAGATGCATCATCACCGTGCCGAGCACTGGGTGGTGGTGGCCGGTACCGCCAAAGTCACCATCGACGGTGAGATAAAACTGCTGGGTGAAAACGAGTCTATCTATATTCCGCTCGGGGCGACGCACTGCCTGGAAAACCCGGGGAAAATTCCTCTCGACTTAATTGAAGTGCGTTCCGGCTCGTATCTGGAAGATGACGACATTGTTCGTTTCCAGGATCGATACGGACGGGTGTAG
- the wcaF gene encoding colanic acid biosynthesis acetyltransferase WcaF: MQDLKGFTVPKGFRGAGGIKVQLWWAVQATLFAWSPQILYRWRVFLLRLFGAKIGKNVVIRPSVKITYPWKLTLGDYAWVGDDAVLYTLGDITIGANSVVSQKCYLCTGSHDFMRQHFDITASPVVIGEKCWLATDVFVAPGVSIGDGTVVGARSSVFKSLAANKICRGNPAVVIRERVETD; the protein is encoded by the coding sequence ATGCAGGATCTGAAAGGATTTACGGTGCCGAAAGGCTTTCGCGGTGCTGGGGGTATTAAGGTGCAATTATGGTGGGCCGTTCAGGCAACCTTATTTGCCTGGTCACCGCAAATACTCTACCGCTGGCGCGTATTTTTATTACGTCTGTTTGGTGCGAAAATCGGAAAAAACGTAGTGATTAGACCGTCTGTCAAAATTACCTATCCCTGGAAATTAACGTTAGGGGATTACGCCTGGGTAGGCGATGACGCGGTGCTCTATACCCTGGGTGATATCACTATTGGCGCCAATTCAGTAGTTTCACAGAAATGTTATTTGTGTACCGGCAGCCACGATTTTATGCGCCAGCATTTTGATATTACCGCCAGCCCCGTTGTGATTGGCGAGAAATGCTGGCTGGCAACCGATGTATTTGTGGCACCGGGCGTCTCTATTGGCGATGGCACGGTGGTTGGCGCCCGTAGCAGCGTTTTTAAATCGCTTGCGGCAAATAAAATTTGCCGTGGCAACCCCGCAGTGGTGATACGCGAACGCGTTGAAACTGATTAA
- the wcaB gene encoding colanic acid biosynthesis acetyltransferase WcaB, with amino-acid sequence MFLEDCRANSWSLRPCCMVLAYRIAHFCSVWRKKNVLNNIWAAPVLVLYRIITECLFGYEIQAAATIGRRFTIHHGYAVVINKFVVAGDDFTIRHAVTLGNRGPASLACPVIGNNVELGANVVVIGDITVGNNVTIGAGSVVLDSIPDNALVTGEKARVKVIK; translated from the coding sequence ATGTTTCTGGAAGATTGTCGCGCAAACAGCTGGAGCCTGCGTCCGTGCTGCATGGTTCTGGCGTATCGCATTGCACATTTTTGCTCGGTGTGGCGCAAGAAGAACGTGCTGAACAATATTTGGGCCGCGCCGGTTCTGGTGCTATACCGCATCATCACCGAGTGTCTCTTCGGCTATGAAATACAGGCCGCCGCGACCATCGGCCGCCGCTTTACCATTCACCACGGCTACGCGGTGGTGATCAATAAGTTTGTGGTTGCGGGGGATGATTTCACTATTCGTCACGCGGTCACCCTCGGTAACCGTGGGCCAGCCAGCCTGGCCTGCCCGGTGATTGGTAATAACGTCGAGCTGGGCGCCAACGTAGTGGTGATTGGCGATATCACTGTCGGTAACAACGTGACGATTGGCGCAGGCAGCGTGGTGCTGGACAGCATTCCTGATAATGCGCTGGTGACAGGGGAAAAAGCCCGCGTGAAGGTAATCAAATGA
- the wcaI gene encoding colanic acid biosynthesis fucosyltransferase WcaI has protein sequence MKILVYGINYSPELTGIGKYTGEMVEWMASQGHDVRVITAPPYYPEWKVGERYSSWRYRREEGAATVWRCPLYVPKQPSTLKRLLHLGSFALSSFFPLMAQRRWKPDRIIGVVPTLFCTPGMRLLGKLSGARTLLHIQDYEVDAMLGLGMAGKGRGGKVAKLASAFERSGLHNVDYVSTISRSMMNKAREKGVAAKKVIFFPNWSEVARFRDVTDGDAQALRSQLGLPDDQKIILYSGNIGEKQGLESVIEAAAQLSKHSWMFVIVGQGGGKGRLEKMAGERGLTNVKFFPLQSYEALPALLKMGDCHLVVQKRGAADAVLPSKLTNILAVGGNAVITAEAETELGQLCESHPGIAVCVAPESVAALVSGIEQALAMPKENTVAREYAERTLEKENVLSQFIADIRG, from the coding sequence ATGAAGATCCTTGTCTATGGAATTAACTACTCGCCGGAGCTGACCGGTATCGGGAAGTACACCGGCGAGATGGTCGAGTGGATGGCGAGCCAGGGCCATGACGTGCGGGTCATCACCGCGCCGCCGTACTACCCGGAGTGGAAGGTGGGCGAACGGTATTCCAGCTGGCGCTACCGCCGCGAGGAGGGGGCCGCGACCGTCTGGCGTTGCCCGCTGTATGTACCGAAGCAGCCGTCCACGCTGAAACGTTTATTGCATCTCGGCAGCTTTGCCCTGAGCAGTTTCTTCCCGCTGATGGCGCAGCGCCGCTGGAAGCCGGATCGCATCATCGGCGTAGTGCCGACGCTGTTTTGCACGCCGGGTATGCGTCTGCTGGGAAAACTCTCCGGCGCGCGCACGCTGCTGCACATCCAGGATTACGAGGTGGACGCGATGCTCGGCCTGGGAATGGCAGGCAAGGGTAGGGGCGGCAAAGTGGCGAAACTGGCCAGCGCCTTTGAGCGAAGCGGGCTGCATAACGTTGATTATGTCTCCACTATTTCGCGCTCGATGATGAATAAAGCCCGTGAGAAGGGCGTGGCGGCTAAAAAAGTGATCTTCTTCCCGAACTGGTCCGAAGTGGCGCGTTTTCGCGACGTAACCGACGGTGATGCTCAGGCGTTACGCAGTCAGCTCGGTTTGCCTGATGACCAAAAAATCATTCTTTACTCGGGCAATATCGGTGAAAAGCAGGGGCTGGAGAGCGTAATTGAAGCCGCAGCCCAGCTTAGCAAACATTCATGGATGTTTGTGATTGTCGGGCAGGGCGGTGGGAAAGGGCGGCTGGAGAAAATGGCCGGCGAGCGCGGCCTGACAAACGTGAAATTTTTCCCGCTTCAGTCTTACGAGGCGCTGCCTGCGTTGCTGAAGATGGGGGACTGCCATCTGGTGGTGCAAAAACGCGGCGCGGCGGATGCGGTGCTGCCGTCCAAGCTGACCAATATTCTGGCGGTCGGCGGCAACGCGGTGATCACAGCAGAAGCTGAAACCGAATTAGGCCAGCTCTGCGAAAGCCATCCGGGAATTGCCGTTTGCGTGGCGCCGGAATCGGTCGCTGCGCTGGTATCCGGCATTGAACAGGCGCTTGCCATGCCAAAAGAGAACACGGTGGCACGTGAATATGCCGAACGCACCCTCGAGAAAGAGAACGTGCTGAGCCAATTTATTGCAGATATACGGGGATAA
- a CDS encoding GDP-mannose mannosyl hydrolase, with protein sequence MFLSQEDFATIVRSTPLISIDLIVENERGEFLLGKRTNRPAQGFWFVPGGRVQKDETLANAFARLTLAELGLRLPMAAGQFYGVWQHFYDDNFSGTGFTTHYVVLGFRLKVSEADLHLPDSQHDDYRWQAPEALLASENVHDNSRAYFLTARQARVPGL encoded by the coding sequence ATGTTTTTAAGTCAGGAAGATTTTGCCACGATCGTTCGTTCCACTCCGCTCATCTCAATTGATTTGATTGTGGAGAACGAACGCGGCGAGTTCTTGCTGGGGAAACGAACCAACCGTCCTGCACAGGGCTTCTGGTTCGTGCCCGGCGGGCGCGTGCAGAAGGATGAAACGCTGGCTAATGCCTTTGCGCGCCTCACTCTGGCGGAACTGGGCCTGCGGTTGCCGATGGCAGCGGGCCAGTTTTACGGGGTCTGGCAGCACTTCTATGACGATAATTTTTCAGGCACCGGGTTCACCACCCACTACGTGGTGCTCGGTTTTCGCCTGAAGGTGAGTGAGGCAGACCTGCATCTGCCTGATTCTCAGCATGACGACTACCGGTGGCAAGCGCCAGAGGCGTTGCTTGCCAGCGAAAACGTGCATGACAACAGCCGTGCCTATTTCCTGACCGCTCGTCAGGCCCGGGTGCCAGGACTATGA
- the wcaC gene encoding colanic acid biosynthesis glycosyltransferase WcaC, giving the protein MNILQFNVRLAEGGAAGVALDLHQRALQKGLQSRFVYGYGKGGKKSVSHDNYPQVIKQTPRLTSIANIALFRLFNRDLFGNLNSLSRTVTRTPGPVVLHFHVLHSYWLNLAGVVAFCENVQAHKPDTRFVWTLHDHWSVTGRCAFTDGCEGWKSQCQKCPTLSNYPPVKVDRAHQLVSGKRQLFRDMLSLGCTFISPSQHVADAFNSLYGAGRCKIINNGIDVATEAILAELTPVAPTSGKPKIAIVAHDLRYDGKTNQQLVREMMALSDNIELHTFGKFSPFEGPNVVNHGFETDKRRLMSALNAMDALVFSSRVDNYPLILCEALSIGVPVIATHSDAAREVLEKSGGRTFAEHEVLPLVQLPKADIAQAVFGTDLESFRNRSRKAYSGQQMLEEYVSFYQDL; this is encoded by the coding sequence ATGAACATTCTGCAATTCAACGTCCGCCTCGCAGAGGGCGGGGCGGCGGGCGTAGCGCTGGATCTGCACCAGCGCGCGTTGCAAAAGGGGCTTCAGTCTCGTTTTGTCTACGGCTATGGCAAAGGCGGCAAGAAAAGCGTCAGCCACGATAACTATCCGCAGGTGATAAAGCAGACGCCGCGTCTGACCTCTATCGCCAATATTGCCCTGTTTCGACTGTTCAACCGCGATCTGTTTGGCAATCTTAATAGCCTTTCTCGCACGGTGACGCGCACCCCCGGGCCTGTGGTGCTGCATTTTCACGTTCTGCACAGCTACTGGCTGAACCTGGCCGGGGTGGTGGCATTTTGTGAAAACGTTCAGGCGCACAAACCAGATACCCGCTTCGTCTGGACGTTGCATGACCACTGGAGCGTAACCGGACGCTGCGCCTTCACCGATGGCTGCGAAGGCTGGAAGAGCCAGTGCCAGAAATGTCCAACGCTCAGCAACTATCCGCCGGTTAAAGTCGATCGCGCGCATCAGCTGGTGTCAGGCAAACGTCAGCTGTTCCGCGACATGCTTTCGCTGGGATGTACTTTTATCTCCCCCAGCCAGCACGTGGCGGATGCATTCAATAGCCTGTATGGGGCAGGGCGCTGCAAGATAATCAACAACGGGATTGACGTGGCGACGGAAGCGATCCTCGCCGAGCTGACACCCGTTGCCCCAACATCCGGCAAACCGAAAATCGCTATCGTTGCCCATGACCTGCGTTATGACGGCAAAACCAATCAGCAACTGGTACGCGAGATGATGGCGCTGAGTGACAACATCGAACTGCACACCTTCGGCAAGTTTTCGCCGTTTGAAGGGCCGAACGTGGTCAATCACGGCTTTGAAACCGATAAACGTAGGCTGATGAGTGCCCTGAACGCCATGGACGCGCTGGTGTTTAGCTCCCGCGTGGATAACTATCCACTGATCCTCTGCGAGGCCCTCTCCATCGGGGTGCCGGTGATTGCCACCCACAGCGACGCCGCGCGCGAAGTGCTGGAAAAATCGGGCGGCAGAACGTTTGCTGAACATGAGGTGCTGCCGCTGGTGCAGTTGCCAAAGGCCGATATTGCGCAGGCTGTTTTTGGCACTGACCTGGAATCATTCCGCAACCGCAGCCGTAAGGCTTACAGTGGTCAACAGATGCTGGAGGAGTATGTCTCGTTCTATCAGGATCTGTAG